A region of Onychomys torridus chromosome 10, mOncTor1.1, whole genome shotgun sequence DNA encodes the following proteins:
- the Znf518b gene encoding zinc finger protein 518B gives MQIKKMKDIGEQLYTTQVNGGPSSLTMSPKQPNCNRATRPDRQEAQTLLYQGSEAEATTMTIATCVQCKSVHKIPPQDLRKGPGQNQKEDPYICFKCSLRMVPTQLHFVNSNPGAVHVRNETETISSPVNNKFKVRNFKPGKYYCDKCRFSTKDPLQYRKHTLQHEEIKFICSHCSYISYTKGEFQRHLVKHTGIFPYRCEYCDYGAIRNDYIVKHRRRVHERAGAKRPLKTIAKLEPKRTNVSKQSMELSKAPSPRAAFQNKLSDQLSQFSLHTNKHSVMLLPELNKYQKDVVCIPNKLALSEPSEVSLLGNKNVEVEVLSPSKEPVQPGMPLTVVAPSELVVPTNCLAQLMDVKVVNGTQQLVLKLFPLEENPRLQTGRGDGGTSECMTTERGSGGQKKTLSTEAVRSLAAEGNAGEFVGLDRLHSLVQKQLKNVKWVKSCNFFTPNSGIHSPQDSFLGSDTIKDLQKTHSLCPPRAFPSVALKGHSPASVQNSVSCGPGTAANPFLSKSALSFAANGRGSRGDSQQLLPLASLPAKGPFSGEKGLLPIGENDLEARNRISCPETMVSSDSKLEDKQIENKAVGNTGQVSSAQKKECVRINITGEDKLRSQQPGDQPAQPKNSEKTGNTFEGPIISSVFSLSSGSENVPEGIKWNSSTTKIKSIELLRRKIAQLIESCGKPSSMSANSAQRRSIGQAPKLTSKATPKSIQEMSVSLTGPGPSSGPSVGPLHKPQNHNEGIVTSNGHLAPQQVCPKFVSGDDGKLESRVTRKTPVATPVLIPKGAVLRVLNSSEDAHIIEATCDTPVSIPCSEAQLAEPLPFCPTRQTGSGSQPLACTRGPADMSPNLETALRPKSKKEDSICSTAPKKIVPVYSTQPGNSDSSRQGRPVSRNLTISKNKTKQGSTVKKKNKMQADPSRCLKDPSFFQVARQLRLIAAKPDQLIKCPRRNQPVIVLNHPDVDSPEVTNVMKVINKYKGNVLKVVLSERTRCQLGVRRHHMRLTYQNAEEANHMKRQMMLKMKLKKVHKNNYQVVGSLPDDPAQCVFKCWFCGRLYEDQEEWMSHGQRHLIEATRDWDVLSSKGK, from the coding sequence ATGCAGATAAAGAAGATGAAGGATATCGGAGAACAGCTGTATACCACACAAGTGAATGGTGGACCGAGTTCTTTGACCATGTCCCCCAAACAGCCTAATTGTAATAGAGCAACCCGgccagacagacaggaagcacaAACCCTGTTGTACCAgggctcagaggcagaggctaCCACGATGACCATTGCTACTTGTGTACAGTGCAAAAGTGTTCACAAGATCCCGCCTCAAGACTTGAGGAAGGGCCCTGGGCAGAACCAGAAGGAAGACCCTTACATCTGCTTTAAATGCAGCCTTCGAATGGTACCTACCCAGCTGCATTTTGTGAACAGTAACCCCGGTGCTGTGCATGTCAGAAATGAGACAGAAACCATCTCGAGTCCCGTAAATAACAAATTCAAGGTTAGGAACTTCAAGCCAGGCAAATACTACTGTGATAAGTGTCGGTTTTCCACGAAGGACCCGCTGCAGTACCGGAAGCACACGCTGCAGCATGAGGAGATCAAGTTCATCTGTTCTCACTGCAGCTACATCTCCTACACGAAAGGCGAGTTCCAGAGGCACCTGGTGAAGCACACCGGCATCTTCCCTTACCGATGTGAGTACTGCGACTATGGTGCTATTCGCAATGACTACATTGTCAAGCACAGGAGGAGGGTCCATGAGAGGGCTGGCGCCAAACGGCCACTCAAAACGATCGCCAAGCTGGAGCCCAAGAGAACCAACGTTTCAAAGCAGAGCATGGAGCTCTCAAAGGCCCCCAGCCCCAGGGCCGCCTTCCAAAACAAGTTGTCAGACCAACTATCTCAGTTCTCTctccacacaaacaaacacagtgTGATGTTGTTACCTGAGCTAAATAAGTACCAAAAAGATGTAGTGTGTATTCCCAACAAACTGGCCCTGTCTGAGCCAAGCGAGGTGAGCCTGTTGGGGAATAAGAATGTGGAGGTGGAAGTGCTGTCCCCCTCAAAGGAGCCTGTGCAGCCAGGTATGCCGCTGACTGTCGTGGCGCCCTCTGAGCTGGTGGTCCCCACCAACTGTCTAGCCCAGTTGATGGATGTGAAGGTTGTCAATGGCACACAGCAGCTCGTGCTTAAACTGTTTCCATTAGAAGAAAACCCCCGCCTTCAAAcaggcagaggagatggaggtACTTCCGAGTGTATGACTACTGAGAGAGGATCAGGGGGACAGAAAAAAACGCTTTCTACGGAAGCAGTGAGGTCCCTAGCAGCGGAAGGGAATGCTGGAGAGTTTGTGGGCCTTGATCGTCTACACTCTTTGGTTCAGAAACAGCTTAAAAATGTGAAGTGGGTGAAGTCTTGCAATTTCTTCACGCCCAATTCGGGTATACACAGTCCTCAAGATTCTTTTCTCGGTTCTGATACAATTAAAGATTTGCAGAAGACTCACAGTTTGTGTCCCCCGAGAGCCTTTCCTTCAGTTGCCTTAAAaggtcattctcctgcctctgtacaAAACAGTGTCTCCTGTGGGCCGGGAACGGCAGCCAACCCTTTCCTGAGTAAATCCGCTCTTTCTTTTGCTGCAAATGGAAGGGGTTCCCGTGGTGACTCCCAGCAGCTCCTTCCCCTGGCCTCGTTGCCTGCCAAGGGTCCCTTTTCTGGAGAGAAGGGCCTGCTGCCTATAGGTGAAAATGACTTAGAAGCCAGGAACAGGATTAGTTGTCCGGAAACAATGGTCTCCTCTGACAGCAAACTGGAAGacaaacagatagaaaacaaGGCAGTAGGGAATACAGGCCAGGTTTCCTCTGCACAGAAGAAAGAGTGTGTACGTATAAACATCACTGGGGAAGATAAACTGAGGTCCCAACAGCCAGGGGATCAGCCTGCACAGCCGAAGAATTCTGAAAAGACAGGTAACACATTTGAGGGCCCAATCATCTCGTCAGTATTTTCGCTGAGCTCTGGATCTGAAAATGTGCCAGAGGGCATTAAGTGGAATAGTTCAACAACCAAAATAAAGTCCATCGAACTGCTGCGCAGAAAGATAGCACAGTTAATTGAATCTTGCGGCAAGCCTTCCTCTATGTCTGCCAACAGTGCTCAGCGACGTTCCATAGGGCAGGCCCCCAAGCTGACTTCAAAAGCAACTCCCAAGAGTATTCAAGAAATGAGTGTGTCTCTTACTGGCCCTGGCCCTAGTTCTGGCCCTTCTGTGGGTCCTCTTCATAAACCTCAGAACCATAACGAGGGCATTGTTACTAGCAATGGGCACCTTGCTCCGCAGCAGGTCTGTCCCAAGTTTGTCAGTGGGGATGATGGGAAATTGGAAAGCAGAGTGACCAGAAAGACTCCTGTTGCTACTCCAGTGCTGATCCCCAAAGGCGCTGTGTTGAGGGTCCTTAACTCTTCTGAAGATGCTCACATCATAGAGGCTACCTGTGACACACCTGTCAGCATCCCCTGCAGTGAAGCCCAGTTAGCAGAACCACTTCCATTCTGCCCTACGAGACAGACAGGCTCAGGCTCCCAACCCTTGGCATGCACACGTGGGCCAGCAGACATGTCCCCAAATCTGGAGACAGCTCTCCGCCCCAAATCTAAAAAAGAGGACTCTATCTGCAGTACTGCCCCTAAGAAAATTGTCCCTGTATACAGCACACAGCCAGGAAACAGTGACTCCAGCAGGCAAGGGAGGCCAGTTTCTAGAAACCTAACCATAAGCAAGAATAAAACCAAGCAAGGGAGCACagtcaagaagaaaaacaagatgcAGGCTGATCCCAGCCGCTGTCTCAAAGACCCTTCCTTTTTCCAAGTCGCCCGGCAGCTGCGGCTGATAGCTGCCAAACCAGATCAGTTGATCAAATGTCCTCGTCGGAACCAGCCAGTCATCGTGTTAAACCATCCTGATGTGGACTCTCCCGAAGTGACCAATGTGATGAAGGTAATCAACAAGTACAAAGGCAATGTCCTCAAGGTTGTCCTGTCCGAGAGGACTAGGTGTCAGCTGGGCGTCCGGCGGCACCACATGCGGCTGACCTACCAGAATGCGGAAGAAGCGAACCACATGAAGAGGCAGATGATGttgaaaatgaaactgaaaaaggTTCATAAGAACAACTACCAGGTGGTGGGCTCCTTGCCAGACGACCCTGCCCAGTGTGTATTTAAGTGCTGGTTCTGTGGGCGGCTCTATGAAGACCAGGAAGAGTGGATGAGTCACGGCCAGCGGCATTTGATAGAGGCCACCAGAGACTGGGATGTCCTTTCTTCAAAGGGCAAATGA